A genomic segment from Hypanus sabinus isolate sHypSab1 chromosome 8, sHypSab1.hap1, whole genome shotgun sequence encodes:
- the LOC132398448 gene encoding leiomodin-2-like, producing the protein MSEFGYRKELSKYEDIDEDEILASLTSDELKELERELDNIDPNEFIPIGFRQKDQTDKTPQGTFSREALMAYWEHETQKLLENERLCAEPNQTQASEASKENTENDNEVESEDDDVDIEECTLETTSEEEEEEEEEEEEEEEEEEEEEEEGNENTQKIFDRRLINSNGQLGSQRCNGHIDNQSTINGFSKEKVIEDDPNLKVVASRNTTVVEDALESIKNNDAEKTEINLNNIENISTATFKLIAEALKQNTVVKHLSLANTHADDQAACALADMLQVNRTITNLNIDSNYVTGKGILAIIRAIQHNGILTELRFHNQRHICGGQVEMEIANLLKENTTLMKLGYHFDLPGPRMTMTSILTRNLDKQRQKRFQEQKEQQEMDRLLGLEGPTNPRKSALQKDSPRSSPRPSPRNSPWSSPKVVKKIHCQKSAIPPPPPPPPLPEKLVLPIPPPPPPLPVQPTPSRNIAEAIKLQELKLKNSCQNDKVKKSKSIKKKQHKENNMLKELKNSLKPISDQRSEDGSRPATPHTTLHDDLMSAIRSSNIKQLRRVEVPEYLR; encoded by the exons ATGTCGGAGTTCGGTTACAGAAAAGAACTGTCGAAGTACGAGGACATAGACGAGGATGAAATCCTTGCTTCCCTGACTTCCGATGAGCTGAAGGAACtggagagagagttggacaatATCGACCCCAATGAATTTATTCCCATTGGGTTTCGGCAGAAAGACCAGACAGACAAAACACCTCAGGGAACATTCAGCAGAGAGGCATTAATGGCATACTGGGAACACgaaactcagaaactgctggagaaTGAGCGACTTTGTGCTGAACCAAACCAG ACACAAGCCAGTGAAGCCAGCAAAGAAAATACTGAGAATGACAATGAAGTTGAAAGTGAAGATGATGATGTAGACATAGAAGAGTGTACTTTGGAAACAACAAGTgaagaggaggaagaagaggaggaggaagaagaggaggaggaagaagaggaggaggaggaggaggaggaagggaatgaGAATACACAAAAAATTTTTGACAGAAGATTGATTAACAGTAATGGACAGCTTGGATCACAAAGATGTAATGGGCATATTGATAACCAGTCAACGATAAACGGCTTCAGCAAAGAAAAAGTCATAGAAGATGATCCAAATCTCAAAGTGGTTGCCAGCCGAAACACAACTGTTGTTGAAGATGCTCTTGAAAGTATCAAAAATAATGATGCTGAGAAAACAGAAATCAACCTGAATAATATCGAGAACATAAGCACTGCCACATTCAAACTCATTGCAGAAGCACTGAAGCAGAATACAGTTGTTAAACATTTGAGCTTGGCAAACACCCATGCTGATGACCAAGCAGCATGTGCATTAGCTGATATGTTGCAGGTTAACAGAACAATCACTAATTTAAATATTGACTCCAACTATGTTACAGGCAAAGGGATCTTAGCCATCATACGAGCTATACAGCACAATGGAATATTAACAGAGCTTAGATTTCACAATCAAAGACATATATGTGGAGGACAGGTTGAAATGGAAATAGCCAACCTTTTGAAAGAGAACACAACTCTTATGAAACTGGGCTACCACTTTGATCTGCCTGGCCCACGTATGACAATGACAAGCATCCTAACCAGGAATCTGGACAAACAGAGGCAGAAACGCTTCCAAGAGCAGAAGGAGCAACAGGAAATGGACAGGCTTCTTGGTTTGGAGGGACCAACAAACCCACGAAAATCGGCTTTACAGAAGGATTCTCCAAGATCCTCCCCCCGTCCTTCTCCAAGGAATTCACCCTGGTCATCTCCCAAAGTAGTCAAGAAAATTCATTGCcaaaaatctgccattcctcctccaccacccccaccacctcTCCCAGAGAAGCTTGTACTTCCTATTCCACCACCACCTCCTCCATTACCAGTACAGCCCACCCCAAGCAGGAATATTGCTGAAGCCATTAAGCTTCAAGAGTTGAAATTAAAGAATAGCTGTCAAAATGATAAAGTCAAGAAAAGCAAAAGTATCAAGAAAAAGCAACACAAAGAAAATAACATGTTAAAAGAACTCAAAAATTCTCTCAAACCAATTTCAGACCAAAGATCAGAGGATGGATCAAGACCAGCAACTCCTCATACAACATTACATGATGACCTTATGTCAGCCATCCGGTCAAGCAATATAAAACAACTAAGACGA GTTGAAGTTCCAGAATACCTTCGATGA